Proteins encoded by one window of Haematobia irritans isolate KBUSLIRL chromosome 2, ASM5000362v1, whole genome shotgun sequence:
- the LOC142225680 gene encoding uncharacterized protein LOC142225680 isoform X2 — MVKSISEIAELYVTSCLKHNTKPLQCILDHLKVVDLTEQLRQPLLSLKSIELAPSDCEALEEVLKRVQYKSIDISDCKLNEVAASALFEIIEYYEATNELDISSNSSGMTHRGWLSCTYMISHSQELQVLNAEGNPITKLSAENLGNALNTSNLHTLKLEHCGLKGAPLSGLCYKLWHNKILKELWIAYNDLDCSDADTIAEMLKVNHYLELIDISNNNIGDEGLHHIVMSLIMQSKELERRTTFQRAAAIDDDESMSPYETSAPVNLCDNTHSGECGLNDETMATSKNESDVETDVKCKPNLRTIDEKCRTVDDEEAKNVAIKFEPEPRPTGSSFKPPLISTVGSTIEEVDPDEDTDDTVRTNTLKTALQSSGGGQSMLDKLLSMNSESSSEDGVSNISTDTLAACCSEDTSLISDDVFDIGANAIASTTITTSTTFVKYPTDTDSEQSEGTAETPSLMYNTAITPTCVVKVSQQTSLKDADLGNEKKVMSILAADTNVVLIDQPAISSKCHAPTNEQSSGQSSSVNNYTINNIINNNGDNNNVNVTLVPVQTSSSVQRTIQDSQCVFEEKADESNCCTQTVVGELRDNVDHSNVPQAHAASKALDVNKNTKLGEDFDDTHSTDSAFESASEGDISRHLPEEFTRLSASLESTRLDDIAKEFSIETATIASESNECLITAANHPTPSSTPTPHKLSYTQISTPLAERAGMDAKVVGVACLSASLTSSETAIPPTIQVEVGGLQDTPELSDNTLRDFREKIPKVTIARDSITQKYKVNSIMSTSPSQTPPPPSTSPGGVSSGLRRTESSCAFLTQSTRNRSQSTDSLCSDNSLDGSIGSGDLNFSSSTQLNEKLTKNDTLTRQQRQLESTHEASSRAPGGLKALALWNNNLSKEAGLYISNLLAETVSLELLNIGKNCLTNDFVTSIKDSLTNNKTLTTLGLQSAQLSAKGIETLTSIMTFGGNSTLQRIDIRGNKVEVESLTKIAEVLKSNTTVTQIDIDDEPKRLSVGSEAHLDYARVLEVVRSRCACNEENKPLEKASINPMAKTRGGYNMGSRKISLTCHSRPIVDTSNPVVMAAMSNNKLDVKRKPGTRLRSPVPSPTTISPSSSPNRGSRFQVFRVAEVSPLTSPNVQKQTGGGLASTKAMSSSSVFIPSVSTQVENDATYTGVTSTSLPTSCSLPSMATISSSTQSIKRLSVSPRSRFLVRKIYEDPSVPLASRTVPPITPPINPPPTPILRNAEEVAQITKEASMGKPQEEFEQPKVVSYPTITSTSSINTQQQPQNLTTDSCATPFSNVGEVPGTTQEIDQSTKETTSTTVKETIAGNDHTISVSKNKSIAIQPSPSILSTLSTLSSSSSTSETSSSSSVMSSSSSSSSTSPASNIDSSDSSSSSVQSKHSLCPHIDPHDLTVSGQCPIAVFGDNDITLTKNTVNEAFVSAAVAVARDNIDGSAPSDENVAPPATHQQRVRKVSRIANPTAVDKLLTLFHNPFQRSSSPEPRSITGVSVSHLSQNLSDQPTAEHQHQSVSNNSIMPLRKQSPPSWTKLGTDILTAAGTNNVDLANSVATTAAAVVTEQSRSFLDAASKQFRDFSKQVFRQNLSFGNESVTTAATTTLTSSTVNNPSSGDVIGAVELSDLSGVTSNSTVDNSSSNVASVTFSTTVQTTSSIECNVATLPTDVKQEIKENISPEHTINEETLHSLQKLYGSTTPASTQADCKYDSDGFGPKDTPSSFENKK, encoded by the exons GTGCAGTACAAATCAATAGATATATCAGATTGTAAATTAAATGAAGTTGCCGCCAGCGCTCTCTTCGAAATTATTGAATATTATGAGGCTACTAATGAATTAGATATCTCATCGAATTCCTCCGGAATGACACATAGAGGATGGCTTTCATGCACTTATATGATAAGCCATAGCCAGGAACTTCAGGTGCTAAATGCTGAAGGCAATCCTATAACAAAGTTAAGTGCCGAAAACTTGGGAAATGCTCTTAACACGTCCAATCTGCACACCTTAAAATTAGAACACTGTGGGCTTAAGGGAGCCCCGTTGAGCGGCCTAT gTTATAAACTGTGGcataataaaattctgaaagaaCTTTGGATAGCGTACAACGATTTGGATTGTAGTGACGCAGATACCATAGCTGAGATGCTTAAAGTGAACCACTATTtggaattaattgatataagcaATAATAATATAGGGGATGAAGGTTTGCACCACATTGTGATGTCATTGATTATGCAATCAAAGGAACTAGAGAGGAGAACAACATTTCAAAGGGCTGCTGCTATTGATGACGATGAAAGTATGTCTCCATATGAGACATCGGCGCCAGTGAACTTGTGCGATAACACCCACAGCGGCGAGTGTGGATTAAACGATGAGACCATGGCCACATCGAAGAATGAGAGCGATGTTGAGACTGACGTGAAATGTAAACCGAATCTTAGGACGATCGATGAAAAATGTAGGACCGTCGATGATGAGGAAGCCAAAAATGTTGCGATCAAATTTGAACCTGAACCAAGGCCAACAGGATCGTCATTTAAACCACCACTAATATCCACTGTAGGGTCAACAATAGAGGAAGTTGATCCTGATGAAGATACCGATGATACGGTAAGAACTAATACGCTTAAAACAGCTTTACAATCATCCGGGGGTGGGCAGTCGATGCTTGACAAACTATTGTCAATGAATAGTGAGAGTAGTAGTGAGGATGGCGTTTCTAATATTTCTACTGATACATTGGCTGCTTGTTGTTCTGAGGATACAAGTTTAATAAGCGATGATGTCTTTGACATTGGCGCCAATGCGATTGCATCTACTACAATAACGACATCTACAACATTTGTAAAATATCCCACTGATACAGACTCTGAGCAAAGCGAAGGTACAGCGGAAACACCAAGTCTAATGTATAATACCGCAATTACCCCAACATGTGTAGTAAAGGTGTCGCAGCAAACTTCCCTGAAAGATGCAGATTTGGGAAATGAAAAAAAGGTCATGTCAATCTTAGCGGCAGATACTAATGTAGTCTTGATAGATCAACCTGCCATATCTTCAAAATGCCATGCTCCAACCAATGAGCAATCATCCGGTCAGAGTTCATCTGTAAATAATTACACAATAAACAACATTATTAATAACAACGGCGACAACAATAACGTCAATGTTACTTTGGTACCTGTACAAACATCCTCCTCAGTTCAAAGAACTATTCAAGATTCCCAATGCGTTTTCGAAGAGAAAGCAGATGAAAGTAATTGTTGTACTCAAACTGTAGTTGGGGAACTACGAGACAATGTAGATCATTCAAATGTTCCTCAGGCACACGCGGCAAGCAAAgcattggatgtgaataaaaacacaaaattggggGAAGATTTCGATGACACACATAGTACAGATTCTGCATTTGAAAGTGCCTCGGAAGGTGATATTAGTCGACATCTGCCAGAGGAATTTACCCGCTTGTCTGCCTCTCTAGAGAGTACACGATTAGATGATATAGCCAaagagttttctattgaaacagcaACTATAGCATCAGAATCGAATGAATGTTTAATAACGGCTGCAAATCATCCGACTCCTTCATCAACTCCTACACCTCATAAATTGTCATACACACAAATATCAACACCGTTGGCAGAAAGGGCTGGAATGGATGCCAAAGTGGTTGGTGTGGCGTGTTTATCGGCCTCATTGACTTCTTCCGAAACCGCAATACCACCGACCATTCAAGTTGAGGTTGGAGGGTTGCAAGACACACCCGAATTATCTGATAATACATTGCGTGATTTCCGAGAGAAAATTCCTAAGGTGACAATTGCTCGGGATAGCATAACCCAAAAATACAAAGTAAACAGCATTATGAGTACAAGTCCCAGTCAAACGCCTCCACCACCGTCCACGTCGCCTGGTGGAGTCAGCAGTGGCTTGCGTCGGACGGAGTCTTCTTGTGCTTTTCTTACACAATCTACGCGAAATCGCTCGCAAAGTACAGATAGCCTATGCAGTGACAATTCTTTGGATGGTAGCATAGGAAGTGgggatttaaatttttcatcctCGACCCAATTAAACGAAAAGCTGACCAAGAACGATACATTGACAAGACAACAGCGGCAACTAGAATCAACCCATGAAGCAAGTTCTAGGGCACCGGGTGGACTAAAGGCACTTGCCCTATGGAATAACAATCTGTCAAAAGAGGCGggcctctatatttcaaatttgctTGCGGAAACTGTGTCCTTGGAGTTGCTCAACATAGgtaaaaattgtttaacaaaCGATTTTGTCACCTCAATAAAAGATAGCCTAACGAATAACAAAACGTTAACCACATTGGGCCTGCAGAGCGCCCAGCTTAGTGCCAAAGGTATAGAGACTCTAACATCTATTATGACTTTCGGCGGCAATAGTACATTGCAGCGAATTGATATACGGGGTAACAAGGTCGAAgtggaaagtttgacaaaaattgccgaAGTTTTGAAGTCAAATACAACTGTAACACAGATTGACATTGACGATGAACCCAAACGCTTGTCAGTGGGAAGTGAGGCCCATTTAGATTATGCACGTGTGTTGGAAGTTGTTCGTTCCAGGTGCGCTTGCAATGAGGAGAATAAACCGCTAGAGAAAGCTTCAATAAATCCAATGGCAAAAACACGTGGCGGTTACAATATGGGTTCTAGAAAAATATCATTGACTTGCCACAGTCGCCCAATCGTAGATACTTCGAATCCTGTTGTAATGGCGGCTATGTCGAACAATAAACTGGATGTGAAACGTAAACCTGGTACAAGGCTGCGTTCGCCTGTACCCAGTCCAACAACGATATCACCCTCGTCATCACCGAATCGTGGGAGTAGGTTTCAAGTATTTAGAGTAGCTGAAGTAAGTCCGTTGACATCACCAAATGTGCAGAAACAAACGGGAGGTGGTCTCGCATCCACAAAGGCAATGTCAAGTagtagtgtttttattccatcagTATCGACACAAGTAGAAAATGATGCAACTTATACAGGTGTAACGTCAACATCGCTGCCAACATCTTGTTCCTTGCCGTCAATGGCAACCATCTCCTCGTCGACGCAGTCCATTAAACGACTGTCGGTTTCACCTCGTTCAAGATTTCTAGTGCGAAAGATATACGAGGATCCCAGTGTACCTTTAGCTAGTCGTACCGTACCCCCGATTACTCCTCCTATAAATCCTCCCCCAACACCCATATTGCGAAATGCAGAAGAAGTGGCACAAATAACTAAAGAGGCTAGTATGGGAAAACCACAGGAAGAGTTTGAACAACCTAAAGTTGTATCATATCCCACCATTACATCAACTTCATCAATTAATacacaacaacaaccacaaaaTCTAACCACCGATTCTTGCGCAACTCCATTTTCGAATGTAGGAGAAGTTCCTGGAACAACACAAGAAATTGATCAAAGTACAAAAGAAACCACATCAACTACAGTAAAGGAAACTATAGCTGGTAACGATCATACAATTTCcgtttccaaaaataaatcgaTAGCGATTCAACCGTCCCCATCTATTCTTTCGACTTTATCCACACTTTCCTCCTCGTCATCAACTTCGGAAACTTCCTCGTCGTCTTCAGTAATGTCGTCGTCATCGTCTTCGTCATCCACTTCGCCTGCCAGTAATATTGATTCTTCTGACAGCTCATCATCGTCGGTTCAATCAAAGCATTCGTTGTGTCCCCACATAGACCCCCATGATTTGACAGTGTCTGGTCAATGCCCAATTGCAGTATTTGGCGATAATGATATAACTTTAACGAAAAATACAGTTAATGAAGCATTTGTATCAGCCGCCGTAGCAGTAGCTAGGGACAATATTGATGGTTCAGCTCCATCGGATGAAAATGTTGCTCCACCAGCAACCCATCAACAACGTGTACGTAAAGTTTCTAGAATAGCAAACCCAACGGCGGTCGATAAACTCTTGACACTTTTTCACAACCCATTTCAAAGGAGTTCTTCACCGGAGCCAAGAAGCATAACAGGAGTATCGGTTTCCCACCTCAGTCAAA aTCTATCGGACCAGCCGACTGCTGAACATCAACATCAATCGGTTTCCAACAATAGTATAATGCCACTACGAAAACAATCTCCACCATCGTGGACGAAACTTGGTACCGATATATTAACTGCGGCTGGCACTAATAATGTCGACTTAGCTAATAGTGTTGCGACTACAGCAGCGGCTGTGGTAACAGAACAGTCGAGGTCATTTCTGGATGCAGCCTCAAAACAATTTCGTGACTTTAGCAAGCAagtatttcgacaaaacttgtcATTTGGGAATGAGTCTGtcacaacagcagcaacaacgacATTGACATCGTCAACTGTTAATAATCCTAGTAGTGGAGATGTAATAGGCGCCGTGGAGTTATCAGATTTAAGCGGAGTTACCAGCAATAGTACTGTCGACAATAGTAGCTCAAATGTTGCGAGCGTTACATTTTCCACTACGGTACAAACAACCTCATCCATAGAATGCAATGTCGCCACTTTACCCACCGATGTAAAAcaagaaatcaaagaaaatatttcaccTGAGCACACAATTAACGAGGAGACATTGCATAGTTTGCAAAAGTTATATGGTAGTACAACGCCAGCATCGACACAGGCGGACTGTAAATACGACAGTGATGGTTTCGGTCCCAAGGACACTCCATCtagttttgaaaataaaaaataa